From the Nodularia sp. NIES-3585 genome, one window contains:
- a CDS encoding glycosyltransferase family 39 protein, which translates to MRIKLSLPGSVNQWCNNLAKSPVFAVTILVVISWLAYGWNLGNVGLIDETEPLFAEASRQMLITGDWITPIFNGETRFDKPSLIYWCQAIAYGMIGVNEWSVRLPSAIAAVGVIGLTFYTVQWYFAKKDELEQVSHPIRRNLTALIAAAMLALSPEMIVWGRTGVSDMMLTGCMASALLCFFLGYATTEETQPKSASSLFPNKWYLACYVLIAGAILSKGPVGIVLPVIIIAAFVIYVGKIREVFTQMRPFMGMLIIFGLSAPWYLLVTWRNGWDYLSSFFGYHNIERFTEVVNGHSAPWYFYFLVVLLGFAPYSVYLPVAMAKLRFWRRSHWLTQERSQQLGLFACIWFITIFGFFSIAVTKLPSYVLPLMPAVGILVALLWSDFFPENSQNMDSASSALKISAWINVIFSTVLAIAVFHITHLINNNSVAPGFPLLIQNARLPELGGFIWFLGALIIAALIINRLWHNIIHVNIVVFTAFLIIVLMPALFLMDQQRQQPLRDLSALVVEAKQPDEELLMVGFKKPSVVFYTQKPVNYIQLTKDAVEHIKNQTSELPQQSSLLVIAEPKVFVKMDLQPGSYDILDTRDTYQLIRVSLKKTNKESLQIS; encoded by the coding sequence ATGAGGATCAAACTGAGTCTTCCGGGTAGTGTTAACCAATGGTGCAATAATCTAGCGAAAAGTCCAGTTTTTGCTGTGACTATACTTGTTGTGATTAGTTGGCTAGCTTATGGGTGGAATTTGGGCAATGTCGGCTTAATTGATGAAACAGAGCCATTATTTGCCGAAGCTTCCCGCCAAATGTTGATTACAGGTGATTGGATAACTCCCATTTTTAATGGCGAAACTCGTTTTGATAAACCATCTTTAATTTACTGGTGTCAAGCGATCGCCTATGGAATGATTGGAGTAAATGAGTGGTCAGTGCGGCTACCTTCCGCGATCGCGGCTGTGGGAGTCATCGGTTTAACCTTTTACACTGTACAGTGGTATTTTGCTAAAAAAGACGAATTAGAGCAGGTTTCCCACCCAATTCGGCGCAACTTAACAGCTTTAATAGCCGCAGCTATGCTGGCACTTAGTCCTGAGATGATTGTCTGGGGAAGAACTGGTGTTTCAGATATGATGCTGACTGGGTGCATGGCATCCGCCTTGTTATGTTTTTTTCTAGGGTACGCAACCACAGAGGAAACTCAACCAAAATCCGCCTCATCTTTATTCCCAAACAAATGGTATTTAGCTTGTTACGTGCTAATTGCCGGAGCGATTTTGAGCAAAGGCCCAGTAGGAATAGTTCTACCTGTAATAATTATCGCGGCATTCGTGATTTATGTGGGCAAAATCCGAGAAGTGTTTACACAAATGCGTCCCTTCATGGGTATGCTGATTATTTTCGGATTATCCGCCCCCTGGTATCTCCTCGTAACTTGGCGTAATGGTTGGGATTATCTCAGCTCGTTTTTTGGCTATCACAACATAGAACGTTTCACAGAAGTAGTGAATGGTCACTCAGCCCCTTGGTACTTCTATTTTTTAGTCGTACTCCTCGGCTTTGCACCATACTCTGTGTATTTACCCGTAGCAATGGCTAAACTCAGATTTTGGAGGCGATCGCACTGGCTAACTCAAGAACGCTCCCAACAACTGGGTTTATTTGCCTGTATCTGGTTTATTACTATCTTTGGCTTTTTTAGTATTGCGGTCACGAAACTGCCCAGCTACGTGTTACCCTTAATGCCAGCCGTAGGTATTTTAGTAGCACTGTTATGGAGCGACTTTTTCCCCGAAAACAGTCAAAATATGGACTCTGCGTCCTCTGCTCTCAAAATCAGTGCTTGGATAAATGTGATCTTTTCCACAGTCCTAGCAATAGCAGTGTTTCACATCACTCATTTAATCAATAACAATTCAGTTGCACCCGGCTTCCCCCTACTGATTCAAAACGCACGTTTACCAGAACTAGGAGGATTCATTTGGTTTTTGGGAGCGCTGATCATTGCTGCTTTAATTATTAATCGCCTTTGGCACAATATTATTCATGTAAATATAGTTGTATTTACAGCATTCTTAATCATTGTTTTAATGCCAGCTTTGTTTTTAATGGATCAGCAGCGACAGCAACCTTTAAGAGACTTATCTGCTTTGGTCGTGGAAGCAAAGCAACCAGATGAGGAATTACTGATGGTTGGCTTCAAGAAACCAAGCGTAGTCTTTTACACTCAAAAACCTGTAAATTATATTCAACTCACAAAGGATGCCGTAGAGCATATTAAAAATCAAACTTCCGAACTACCACAGCAGTCTTCCTTGCTAGTGATAGCTGAACCGAAAGTCTTTGTTAAAATGGACTTGCAACCGGGTAGTTACGATATTTTAGACACTAGGGACACTTATCAGTTAATTCGAGTCTCTTTGAAAAAGACGAACAAAGAATCACTCCAAATATCTTGA
- the kaiB gene encoding circadian clock protein KaiB codes for MNKSKKTYVLKLYVAGNTPNSVRALKILKNILEQEFQGVYALKVIDVLKNPQLAEEDKILATPTLSKILPPPVRKIIGDLSDRERVLIGLDLLYEELSEEYWQE; via the coding sequence ATGAATAAATCCAAAAAAACCTATGTTCTCAAGCTTTATGTAGCAGGGAACACACCTAACTCAGTCCGAGCTTTAAAGATCCTGAAAAACATCTTAGAACAAGAATTTCAAGGTGTGTATGCTCTGAAAGTAATTGATGTCCTAAAAAATCCCCAGTTAGCCGAAGAAGATAAAATATTAGCCACACCAACCTTATCTAAAATTTTGCCTCCACCCGTTCGCAAAATAATTGGTGACCTATCAGACAGAGAAAGAGTGCTAATTGGATTAGACTTACTTTATGAAGAACTGAGTGAAGAATATTGGCAAGAGTAA
- a CDS encoding DUF565 domain-containing protein has translation MQNTRLTNLVDSIASRLGQWFLNPWRRLSLLLINFFFGFFLGTAISTIAGQRGLLDIVMAGFLVVLTEVTSRIFYSSRFLSQRFGRSASLTLLVESLNVLKVGFIYSMFVESFKLGS, from the coding sequence ATGCAAAACACTCGTCTGACTAATTTAGTCGATTCCATTGCTAGTCGTTTGGGACAATGGTTTTTAAATCCTTGGCGACGTTTATCTTTACTGTTGATTAATTTCTTTTTTGGGTTTTTTCTTGGCACCGCAATTTCTACTATAGCTGGTCAAAGAGGTTTACTAGATATTGTGATGGCCGGTTTTCTGGTGGTGCTGACTGAGGTGACTAGCAGAATATTTTACAGTTCTCGCTTTTTATCCCAGCGATTCGGGCGGAGTGCTTCGCTAACGCTCCTGGTAGAATCATTAAACGTTCTCAAAGTTGGTTTTATTTATAGTATGTTTGTCGAATCCTTTAAACTGGGTTCCTAA
- a CDS encoding KaiA family protein, giving the protein MLLLLLIFTPNVPQNLDHPAKLATRLRFSGNLRRLLQHTTDHLCFSLIIDTTTAKIYYLLKWWQQYLNKNFINKYFYVFPWQKQKPQHFFSQMTQVDRQVLLQQLKSDYRQILINYFTADKTLTEEIDKFIHAVFCANIPVPQIIEFHMELIEDFSIQLRLEGRSDEALLDYRLALIDILAHLCEHYRCSISQ; this is encoded by the coding sequence ATGTTACTACTCTTATTGATTTTTACCCCCAATGTTCCCCAAAATTTAGATCATCCGGCTAAACTAGCCACCAGATTAAGATTTAGTGGAAATCTGCGGCGTTTACTCCAGCACACCACCGACCACTTGTGCTTCTCGCTTATAATCGATACTACCACTGCTAAAATCTACTACCTACTGAAGTGGTGGCAACAATATCTTAATAAAAATTTCATTAATAAATATTTTTATGTATTTCCATGGCAGAAGCAAAAACCCCAGCATTTCTTTTCCCAGATGACTCAAGTTGATCGGCAGGTATTATTACAACAACTCAAATCAGATTATCGCCAGATTCTTATAAATTACTTTACCGCAGACAAAACTCTGACAGAAGAAATTGATAAATTTATCCATGCTGTATTTTGTGCTAATATTCCTGTGCCTCAAATTATAGAATTTCATATGGAACTAATTGAAGACTTTTCCATCCAGCTAAGATTAGAAGGTAGGAGCGATGAAGCATTACTTGATTATCGTCTAGCACTCATAGATATCCTGGCTCACCTCTGCGAACATTATAGATGTTCGATTTCTCAATAG
- a CDS encoding ATP-binding protein, with amino-acid sequence MSMLQYPLYDFLATVPNCVETSTLAIVLEIFEQEQCDRLVVVNQQKCPLGLVQSARFIPKLLSASVDNQVLDLQQPLSTWDQTIIQPLNCLPATYCVEQFERLLREQMDLSVAEVQTHTDLKFSLDWALINGEGKFLGLLDSARLLRALAKEKLAMNTTRTEFSPDAKRTAKNISPDHAHTSTPRAKTRWRDQSGLTLSRRTNQRQPAPKSLVQLLELLPWPLMLQTGTGEVVAKNPAWWQQLGALKDPEGIRQQVEAILAPSLTKTATEYASQPATRFHPHGRGNEHNGEGQSMSRQSHSEEHSFLPPQVAAPLVPCSQPLSQTTSNRCFLDSPMGTCTCVVEVQNGQERIWQFAKIPLDSSKSELLFREMLAGEFTFEQATANFRTEQGHDLCLILATDVTEQQQICKELAAKNADLIQLNRLKDEFLACISHELKTPLTAVLGLSRLLVDQQLGELNERQARYAGLIHQSGRHLMSVVNDILDLTRMETGQMDLALVPVKISVVCDRALTEAKAIHTQTTKASNTQTPNAKTTPEFAISIEPGLDQIVADELRLRQMLVHLLSNAFKFTENSGEIGLRVSRWEGWVAFTIWDTGIGIPEHQQHLIFQKFQQLENPLTRQFEGTGLGLVLTRALARLHGGDVSFLSREGKGSQFTLLLPPSPPTTGLNPPEMGIREDGKIPIPEIREVTNSARGRMATTSQHQPTSSQRLVLVVEAVARYIEDLTDQLKGLGYRVVIARSGTEAVEKARRLQPKAIFLNPLLPLLSGWDVLTLLKSDPATRHIQVMVTATGAEKEQAYANRADGFLHLPVQHQALVPLLENLVAQPAIGQSGLDNGKITPTITPLRILRLVEQSLESINPHPSLREHRVIEVDDLDQAELLARVWEFDVILLDAKGSIAQTYLQQLAQHPILAEIPLVTCDVATTLAASQIPELSVFPYLTPFSRDNDNQSDPTNPLLSVLQIASGLCCPPSLLVVDLTMLDDLPQIRRKEVKEVKKSSLDNDSTERGSEWFQALIQYLQTAGLKAAMGRCWAEVLQQIRHQSVDLLLICLGDSSVHQEVLKELKALADLPFDLPPILIIDQRLNHTFTRSLSENSPAETHQPSQSQLDMEENLMSELAQLVVRIASRSRSVSFQGRDDIAAQILPRSISMEDLLTQINQALGLTGTGETY; translated from the coding sequence ATGTCAATGCTACAGTACCCGCTTTATGACTTTCTAGCAACCGTACCCAACTGCGTAGAGACAAGTACTCTGGCTATCGTGCTGGAGATTTTTGAGCAAGAGCAGTGCGATCGCTTGGTAGTAGTAAATCAGCAAAAATGCCCATTAGGATTGGTGCAATCTGCCCGCTTCATCCCAAAATTATTGTCAGCATCCGTTGACAACCAAGTTTTGGACTTGCAGCAGCCGTTGTCAACTTGGGATCAAACCATAATTCAACCACTCAATTGTTTACCTGCGACATATTGTGTAGAACAGTTTGAGCGACTTTTGCGTGAACAAATGGACTTGAGCGTAGCCGAAGTTCAGACTCACACCGACCTAAAATTTAGCCTGGATTGGGCGTTAATTAATGGAGAGGGCAAATTTCTAGGGTTGCTGGATAGCGCACGTCTGTTAAGGGCATTGGCTAAGGAAAAATTGGCCATGAATACGACGAGAACCGAATTTTCACCTGATGCTAAGAGAACCGCTAAAAATATTTCCCCAGACCATGCTCATACCTCCACCCCCAGAGCAAAAACTCGCTGGCGTGATCAGTCAGGGCTGACGCTATCTCGGAGAACAAATCAACGTCAACCAGCACCCAAATCGCTGGTGCAGCTATTAGAACTACTACCTTGGCCTTTAATGCTGCAAACTGGAACAGGTGAAGTAGTAGCCAAAAATCCGGCTTGGTGGCAGCAATTGGGAGCATTGAAAGATCCAGAAGGAATTCGCCAACAAGTTGAAGCAATTCTAGCCCCATCTCTCACCAAAACTGCTACAGAATACGCTAGCCAACCAGCAACTAGATTTCATCCTCATGGCAGGGGGAATGAGCATAATGGCGAGGGACAATCCATGTCTCGGCAATCCCATTCAGAAGAACATAGTTTTCTGCCACCCCAGGTCGCCGCACCTCTAGTGCCATGTTCTCAACCACTGTCACAGACGACATCCAATCGCTGCTTTTTGGATAGCCCCATGGGTACTTGTACCTGTGTGGTAGAAGTACAAAATGGTCAAGAGCGAATTTGGCAGTTTGCCAAAATTCCTTTAGATAGTTCTAAGTCAGAACTTTTATTCCGGGAAATGTTGGCCGGAGAATTTACCTTTGAGCAAGCTACGGCGAATTTCCGGACTGAACAGGGTCACGACCTTTGCTTAATATTAGCTACTGATGTCACTGAACAGCAGCAGATATGTAAAGAACTAGCAGCGAAAAATGCTGACCTCATTCAACTAAATCGATTAAAGGATGAGTTTTTAGCTTGTATTAGTCATGAGCTGAAGACCCCTCTAACTGCCGTTTTGGGACTATCACGGTTGCTTGTGGATCAGCAGTTGGGTGAACTCAACGAGCGCCAAGCTCGTTATGCGGGACTGATTCATCAAAGCGGCAGGCATTTGATGAGTGTGGTCAATGATATTTTAGATTTGACTCGGATGGAAACGGGACAGATGGATTTAGCCCTCGTACCCGTAAAAATTAGTGTAGTGTGCGATCGCGCCTTGACAGAAGCAAAAGCGATTCATACTCAAACAACCAAAGCCAGCAACACCCAAACCCCCAACGCCAAAACAACTCCTGAGTTTGCCATCTCAATTGAACCAGGGTTAGACCAGATAGTGGCCGATGAATTGCGCTTACGTCAGATGTTGGTACACCTACTTTCCAACGCCTTTAAGTTCACAGAAAACTCTGGTGAAATTGGTTTGCGGGTCAGTCGTTGGGAAGGCTGGGTGGCATTTACCATCTGGGATACAGGCATTGGTATTCCCGAACATCAGCAACATTTAATCTTCCAAAAATTCCAACAATTGGAAAATCCCCTCACCCGCCAATTTGAAGGTACTGGTCTGGGTTTGGTGTTAACTAGGGCTTTGGCTCGTCTCCACGGAGGTGATGTCAGCTTTTTATCTCGTGAAGGCAAAGGTAGCCAATTTACATTACTATTACCACCAAGTCCGCCGACCACAGGCTTAAACCCTCCAGAAATGGGAATTAGAGAAGATGGTAAAATCCCAATTCCCGAAATCCGAGAAGTTACAAACTCAGCCCGTGGGCGGATGGCCACAACTAGCCAACATCAACCCACTAGCTCACAGAGATTAGTGTTAGTAGTGGAAGCAGTAGCCCGATATATCGAGGATTTGACCGATCAACTCAAGGGTTTAGGTTACCGCGTGGTGATTGCGCGTTCGGGAACCGAAGCCGTAGAAAAAGCTCGGCGTTTGCAACCAAAAGCTATATTTTTAAATCCTTTACTACCCTTACTTTCGGGTTGGGATGTGCTGACTTTATTGAAATCTGATCCGGCTACCAGACACATTCAGGTGATGGTGACAGCCACAGGAGCAGAAAAAGAGCAAGCTTATGCTAATCGCGCTGATGGTTTCCTCCACTTGCCAGTCCAGCATCAGGCTTTAGTACCGCTGTTAGAAAACTTAGTTGCTCAACCAGCAATTGGGCAGTCAGGGTTGGACAATGGCAAAATCACCCCAACTATAACTCCATTGAGAATTTTGAGGTTGGTAGAACAAAGTTTAGAATCAATTAACCCCCACCCTTCACTGCGAGAACATCGGGTGATAGAGGTAGATGACCTAGATCAGGCAGAACTCTTAGCGCGGGTTTGGGAATTCGATGTAATTTTACTAGATGCCAAAGGTTCCATTGCACAAACCTACCTACAACAGTTAGCTCAACATCCCATATTGGCTGAGATTCCATTGGTGACTTGCGATGTTGCAACTACTCTAGCCGCTTCTCAGATACCTGAGTTGTCAGTGTTTCCTTATTTGACACCGTTCTCTAGAGATAACGACAACCAGAGCGATCCGACAAATCCTTTATTATCTGTACTGCAAATTGCATCTGGTCTGTGCTGTCCACCTAGTCTGCTCGTTGTGGATTTGACGATGCTGGATGATTTACCACAGATCAGGCGCAAAGAGGTAAAGGAAGTCAAAAAATCTTCACTCGATAACGACAGTACCGAACGGGGATCTGAGTGGTTCCAAGCTTTAATTCAATATTTACAAACTGCTGGTTTGAAAGCAGCAATGGGGCGTTGTTGGGCAGAAGTTCTGCAACAAATTCGCCACCAAAGCGTGGATTTATTGTTGATTTGTTTGGGTGATTCTTCTGTTCATCAAGAGGTGTTGAAGGAGCTAAAAGCTTTGGCTGATTTACCTTTTGACTTGCCACCAATTTTGATCATCGACCAGCGCTTAAATCACACTTTCACTCGTTCTTTGTCTGAAAATTCCCCAGCAGAAACTCATCAGCCCAGCCAGAGTCAATTGGATATGGAAGAAAATTTGATGAGTGAGTTGGCGCAGCTGGTGGTTCGCATAGCTTCTCGTTCGCGCAGCGTCTCATTCCAGGGAAGAGATGACATCGCCGCTCAGATTTTGCCTCGTTCTATATCAATGGAAGACTTGTTAACCCAGATCAATCAAGCTTTAGGTTTAACAGGAACAGGGGAAACTTATTGA
- a CDS encoding TolC family protein, whose protein sequence is MKGQYLFYSFLPGVTAAVLTTQPALAGSVSGIQLASSPSVLTSTDSRTWIADNINTHLPNTQTQIYPEVLPESDLTTIDLRSLSSKSNPVILTGNTGIPIEKKSQKDQGRFSSLTHLLNTAQKSEQHDFKSNQTPVTSVATSAQPASFSLSALRQSVVSPNKPETQLSTVLPTAVRGRTVAKFLEVQSCLEAKKTNTTLISSLSATSNCQPQHLNLIAQSYPSSANNNSALANTGWDLTPSQPATEYVAPASTGQNIMQPETEYVEPASTGQIPLQPETVEFAPTSAVQIPDNLIPSANPLQFPTKPEEVTLEGNQPITLAQALELAKRNNRDLQVSLLELERAQAALRESQAALLPTVGLSTDVIRSRSAEQQLGLNQQAQQLNVPAPGAEANTAFSGQAQLTYDLYTNGRRLANIGQAEEQVRFRELDIERQSEEIRLNVSTEYYDLQQADERVRIAQSAVENAQASLRDAQALERAGVGTRFDVLQSQVNLANSQQELTNSRSQQQIARRRLATRLSVPQSINISAADPVQLAGLWNQDLESSIVLAFQNRPELQQQLAQRNINEQQRREALSALGPQVSLVASYNLLDQFDDGASLVDGYSVGVRATLNLYDGGAAKARAAQAKSNIAIAETQFSEQRNQIRFQVEQAFSTQISNLENVQTADAALEQAREALRLARLRFQAGVGTQTDVINSENDLTRSEGNRITAILDYNRALAQLQRAVTSRALAE, encoded by the coding sequence GTGAAAGGACAATACTTATTCTATAGTTTCTTACCTGGTGTCACAGCAGCAGTATTAACCACCCAGCCAGCTTTGGCTGGGAGCGTGAGTGGCATACAACTTGCGTCTTCTCCTAGTGTCTTGACTTCTACTGATAGTCGAACCTGGATTGCAGACAATATTAACACCCACCTGCCTAATACTCAGACACAGATTTATCCAGAGGTATTACCAGAATCTGATTTAACTACAATTGATTTGCGGTCTTTAAGTAGTAAGAGTAACCCAGTTATCTTGACAGGAAATACTGGTATACCCATAGAAAAAAAATCTCAAAAAGATCAAGGTAGATTTTCTAGTCTCACACATTTGTTAAATACTGCCCAAAAGTCTGAGCAGCATGATTTTAAAAGCAATCAAACACCTGTTACCTCCGTAGCAACTTCTGCTCAACCAGCAAGTTTTTCTCTGTCTGCTTTACGGCAATCGGTAGTGTCTCCAAACAAACCAGAAACTCAGTTATCTACAGTTTTACCAACTGCGGTCAGGGGTAGAACAGTAGCAAAGTTCCTGGAGGTGCAAAGTTGTTTAGAGGCCAAGAAGACAAATACTACATTGATTTCTTCGTTGTCAGCTACCAGTAACTGCCAACCGCAACATTTGAATTTGATAGCTCAGAGTTATCCATCTTCTGCCAACAACAATTCAGCTTTGGCAAATACTGGTTGGGATCTAACTCCTTCGCAACCAGCAACAGAGTATGTTGCACCTGCTAGCACTGGGCAAAATATTATGCAACCAGAAACAGAGTATGTTGAACCTGCTAGTACTGGTCAAATTCCTCTGCAACCAGAAACTGTGGAATTTGCGCCTACTAGTGCCGTGCAAATTCCGGATAACCTCATTCCTAGTGCTAATCCTCTGCAATTTCCTACGAAACCAGAGGAAGTTACACTTGAAGGCAATCAGCCAATTACGTTGGCACAGGCCCTAGAACTGGCAAAGCGGAACAATCGAGATTTACAGGTGTCTCTATTGGAGCTAGAACGCGCTCAAGCTGCACTCCGTGAGTCCCAAGCTGCTTTGTTGCCCACTGTTGGTCTAAGTACTGATGTGATTCGCAGTCGTTCTGCTGAACAACAGCTAGGGTTGAATCAACAAGCGCAACAATTGAATGTACCCGCGCCTGGAGCTGAAGCTAATACAGCTTTTAGCGGTCAAGCTCAACTGACTTATGACCTTTATACGAATGGTAGACGGTTAGCTAACATCGGTCAGGCTGAAGAACAGGTACGATTCCGTGAGCTGGATATAGAGCGCCAATCTGAAGAAATTCGCTTGAATGTGTCCACAGAATACTACGATTTGCAACAAGCTGATGAGCGAGTTCGCATTGCTCAGTCGGCTGTGGAAAATGCTCAGGCTAGTTTACGAGATGCACAAGCTTTAGAAAGGGCTGGGGTGGGGACGCGATTTGATGTCTTACAATCGCAAGTAAATTTGGCTAATTCTCAGCAAGAACTGACTAATTCTCGCTCGCAACAGCAAATTGCCCGTCGCCGCCTCGCAACTCGCTTAAGTGTGCCACAATCGATCAATATTAGTGCGGCAGATCCTGTGCAATTAGCTGGTTTATGGAACCAAGACCTTGAAAGTAGCATTGTTTTAGCGTTTCAAAATCGTCCAGAGTTGCAACAGCAATTGGCACAGCGTAATATCAATGAACAGCAGCGGCGAGAAGCACTTTCAGCCCTGGGGCCTCAAGTTAGCTTGGTGGCCAGCTATAACTTGCTAGATCAGTTCGATGATGGTGCGAGTTTGGTTGATGGCTACTCTGTGGGAGTCAGGGCTACTTTGAATTTGTACGATGGTGGCGCTGCTAAAGCCAGAGCGGCCCAGGCTAAATCTAATATAGCGATCGCAGAAACTCAATTTAGTGAACAGCGCAACCAAATCCGTTTTCAGGTAGAACAAGCTTTTTCTACCCAGATATCTAATTTGGAAAATGTTCAAACTGCTGATGCGGCTTTAGAACAAGCCAGAGAAGCTTTACGTTTGGCTCGGCTAAGATTTCAAGCTGGTGTAGGTACTCAAACTGATGTAATTAATTCTGAAAATGACTTAACCAGGTCTGAAGGTAATCGCATTACAGCGATTTTAGATTACAATCGCGCTTTGGCTCAGTTACAACGAGCAGTCACCTCCAGGGCATTAGCTGAGTAA
- the kaiC gene encoding circadian clock protein KaiC: protein MSEKDQAAPNNTPIAGVEKIRTMIEGFDDISHGGLPIGRTTLVSGTSGTGKTLLSLQFLYNGITRFDEPGVFVTFEESPHDIIKNAQIFGWNLQRLIEEGKLFILDASPDPEGQDIVGNFDLSALIERLQYAIRKYKAQRVSIDSITAVFQQYEAMGVVRREIFRLVARLKQLYVTTIITTERSEEYGSVASFGVEEFVSDNVVIVRNVLEGERRRRTIEILKLRGTTHMKGEYPFTITNEGVNIFPLGAMRLTQRSSNVRVSSGVKTLDEMCGGGFFKDSIILTTGATGTGKTLLVSKFLQDGCKNGEQAILFAYEESRAQLSRNAYSWGIDFEELERQGLLKIICTYPESTGLEDHLQIIKSEIAVFKPSRIAIDSLSALARGVSNNAFRQFVIGVTGYAKQEEITGFFTNTTDQFLGSHSITDSHISTITDTILMLQYVEIRGEMSRAINVFKMRGSWHDKGIREYNITADGPEIKDSFRNYERIISGAPSRVSIDEKAELSRIVQRFEKKPSADS, encoded by the coding sequence ATGAGCGAAAAAGACCAAGCCGCACCAAATAACACCCCAATTGCTGGTGTAGAAAAAATTCGCACGATGATAGAAGGCTTTGACGATATTAGCCACGGAGGTTTGCCCATTGGTAGAACTACCTTAGTTAGTGGTACATCTGGCACAGGCAAAACTTTATTATCACTGCAATTTCTCTATAACGGTATTACCCGCTTTGATGAACCGGGTGTATTTGTTACTTTTGAAGAATCCCCTCATGACATTATTAAAAATGCCCAAATTTTTGGCTGGAATTTACAACGTCTAATTGAGGAAGGTAAATTATTTATTCTAGATGCTTCCCCTGACCCAGAAGGTCAAGATATTGTGGGTAACTTTGACCTTTCCGCACTCATTGAGCGTTTGCAATATGCAATTCGCAAATATAAAGCCCAAAGAGTATCTATTGACTCAATTACAGCCGTCTTTCAGCAATATGAAGCAATGGGAGTTGTCCGGCGGGAGATATTTCGCCTTGTAGCTCGTCTCAAGCAACTGTACGTCACAACTATCATTACCACCGAACGTAGCGAAGAATACGGTTCTGTTGCTTCTTTTGGAGTAGAAGAATTTGTTTCGGATAATGTGGTAATTGTGCGTAATGTTTTAGAAGGAGAACGTCGCCGCCGCACAATTGAAATTCTCAAATTGCGCGGTACAACTCACATGAAAGGCGAGTATCCTTTCACCATTACCAATGAAGGAGTCAACATTTTTCCCTTGGGAGCGATGCGCTTAACTCAACGCTCTTCCAATGTCAGGGTATCTTCTGGAGTCAAAACCCTCGATGAAATGTGCGGGGGAGGTTTCTTTAAAGATTCTATTATTTTGACAACGGGAGCTACTGGTACTGGTAAAACTTTATTGGTCAGTAAATTTTTGCAAGATGGCTGCAAAAATGGTGAACAAGCAATATTGTTTGCTTATGAAGAATCCCGCGCTCAACTGTCTCGCAATGCTTACTCTTGGGGAATAGATTTTGAAGAACTAGAACGTCAAGGTTTACTCAAAATAATTTGTACCTATCCTGAATCAACTGGTTTAGAAGACCACTTGCAAATTATTAAATCAGAAATTGCCGTCTTTAAGCCATCTCGCATTGCCATTGACTCCCTTTCCGCACTAGCTAGAGGAGTTAGCAATAATGCCTTTCGCCAGTTTGTCATCGGTGTAACTGGTTATGCCAAGCAAGAAGAAATAACTGGATTTTTTACCAATACAACTGATCAATTTCTGGGGTCACATTCCATTACTGACTCCCATATTTCCACAATTACTGACACAATTTTGATGTTGCAGTACGTGGAAATTCGAGGCGAAATGTCACGGGCAATTAATGTATTTAAAATGCGGGGGTCTTGGCATGACAAAGGTATCCGCGAGTATAATATTACTGCTGACGGCCCTGAAATTAAAGATTCTTTCCGTAACTACGAACGAATTATTAGTGGTGCGCCAAGCCGCGTTAGTATCGATGAAAAAGCGGAACTATCTCGCATAGTTCAACGTTTTGAAAAGAAACCGAGTGCCGATTCCTAA